The following coding sequences are from one Cryptococcus deuterogattii R265 chromosome 1, complete sequence window:
- a CDS encoding glycerol-3-phosphate dehydrogenase: protein MFRGRSYMPGRRALVFTTATTVAVGSAYYALRPTPLHLDSQHVPLTKRRPGPLWAPPSRDQMLEHLRTSGVYIHRTEEGGPEPGAVLRKDEAEREGDDVFDLLIVGGGATGAGTALDAASRGLKVACVEREDFSSGTSSKSTKLVHGGVRYLQKAIFELDYEQWKLVKEALRERRIFLETAPHLSHMLPILLPIYTWWQLPYYYAGCKLYDFLAGKENMESAYWMGKGKALEAFPMLKKEGLVGGVVYYDGQHNDSRMNMSLVMTAVQHGAVVANYVEVTELHKKPDPSRGGQERIYAATMKDKRTGETWKVRTRGVINATGPFSDGLRKLDEPTTQDIVAPSAGVHITLPNYYGPKTMGLLDPATSDGRVIFFLPWQGNVIAGTTDSPTEVSQNPIPDEKEIQWILDEVRNYLSPDVKVRRGDILSAWSGIRPLVKDPNSKNTESLVRNHMINTSKGGLLTIAGGKWTTYRAMAEETVDAAIKEFNLKPNGPSQTNHIKLVGGHAWSKTMYIKLIQQFGLETEVAKHLSESYGDRAWTVASMAKPTGESWPFHGIRLSKLYPYIEAECRYACRCEYAQTAVDFIARRTRLSFLNVQATIETLPRVLDIMGEEFGWDTKRKEQEFDDAMEFLKSMGLPQHTKLKLSDVKKSHGHIGPLGLAQKEEVALYQRAQFTPDEVSHLRTQFERFDFDHDQRITRADLIHAMTGMGYDASVELADSILREVDFGRKGEIDFQDYLDIAAGLKELQLENAFTHLAQLDSSRKEAGARDIGGHAHEASERREQRRKIPVERSGGGA, encoded by the exons ATGTTCCGCGGTAGATCTTACATGCCTGGTCGACGCGCTTTGGTTTTTACCACCGCGACGACCGTTGCCGTTGGTTCTGCCTATTATGCTCTTCGACCTACCCCTCTACACCTCGACTCCCAGCATGTTCCTCTCACAAAGCGTCGTCCTGGACCGCTCTGGGCACCTCCTTCCCGTGACCAGATGTTGGAGCATCTCCGAACTTCTGGTGTCTATATCCACCGAACCGAAGAAGGTGGACCTGAACCAGGTGCCGTCCTGCGAAAAGATGAagcggaaagagaaggtgaCGATGTATTCGACCTCTTAATTGTTGGCGGGGGTGCTACTGGTGCTGGTACTGCTCTTGATGCTGCCAGTCGCGGTTTGAAAGTTGCTTGCgttgagagagaagatttcTCTAGTGGTACGTCTTCAAAGAGTACCAAACTTGTCCATGGCGGTGTACGATACCTTCAGAAAGCGATCTTTGAGCTTGATTATG AGCAATGGAAATTGGTGAAGGAGGCTCTTCGAGAGCGTAGAATTTTCCTTGAAACTGCCCCCCACCTGAGTCACATGCTTCC gattcttcttccgatTTACACCTGGTGGCAACTTCCTTATTACTACGCCGGATGCAAGCTTTACGATTTCCTTGCTGGTAAAGAGAATATGGAAAGTGCATACTGGATGGGTAAGGGTAAGGCTCTTGAAGCTTTCCCaatgttgaagaaggagggtctCGTCGGTGGTGTCGTGTATTATGACGGTCAGCACAATGACTCGCGAATGAACATGTCCCTCGTCATGACCGCTGTGCAGCACGGTGCGGTTGTTGCCAACTATGTAGAGGTGACCGAGCTCCACAAAAAGCCTGATCCTTCACGTGGCGGCCAGGAGAGAATTTACGCAGCAACTATGAAGGATAAACGGACCGGTGAAACTTGGAAAGTCCGGACTAGA GGTGTCATCAATGCTACCGGCCCATTCAGCGATGGCTTGAGAAAGCTCGATGAACCTACTACGCAGGACATTGTTGCTCCTAGTGCCGGTGTTCATATCACTCTTCCT AATTACTATGGCCCGAAAACTATGGGTTTACTTGATCCCGCCACCTCTGATGGCCGAgttatcttcttccttccttggcAGGGCAATGTGATTGCGGGAACTACAGACTCACCCACTGAGGTTTCCCAAAACCCTATCCcagacgagaaggagattcaATGGATTTTGGACGAGGTTCGAAACTACCTTTCCCCTGATGTCAAGGTCCGACGTGGTGACATCTTGTCTGCGTGGTCCGGCATCAGGCCCCTCGTCAAGGATCCCAACTCTAAGAATACCGAGTCTTTGGTCAGAAACCATATGATCAACACTTCCAAGGGTGGTTTGTTGACCATCGCTGGTGGCAAGTGGACTACCTA TCGAGCTATGGCCGAAGAGACGGTCGATGCCGCCATCAAGGAGTTCAACCTTAAGCCCAACGGCCCCTCACAAACTAATCATATCAAGCTTGTTGGTGGCCACGCTTGGTCCAAGACTATGTACATCAAGCTTATCCAGCAGTTCGGTCTTGAGACTGAAGTTGCCAAACATCTCTCCGAGTCTTACGGTGACAGGGCTTGGACTGTGGCATCAATGGCTAAACCCACTG GTGAATCATGGCCCTTCCACGGTATTCGTCTTTCAAAGCTTTACCCGTACATTGAAGCCGAGTGTCGATATGCCTGTCGATGCGAATACGCGCAAACGGCTGTTGACTTCATTGCCCGTCGAACCCGGTtatccttcctcaacgtcCAAGCCACAATCGAGACCCTTCCTAGAGTGTTGGACATTATGGGCGAGGAGTTTGGCTGGGAcacgaagaggaaagaacaGGAGTTTGACGACGCAATGGAGTTCTTGAAGTCTATGGGCCTGCCTCAG CACACCAAGCTTAAGCTTTCCGATGTTAAGAAGAGCCACGGCCATATCGGTCCTCTTGGTCTCGctcagaaggaggaggttgcTCTTTATCAAAGGGCTCAGTTCACTCCCGACGAAGTTTCTCACTTGCGTACTCAGTTTGAGCGATTCGACTTT GACCACGATCAACGTATCACCCGTGCTGATCTCATCCATGCCATGACTGGTATGGGTTATGACGCATCGGTCGAACTGGCCGACTCTATCCTCCGAGAAGTCGACTTTGGACGAAAGGGCGAGATTGACTTCCAAGATTATCTTGACATCGCCGCTGGTCTTAAGGAGTTGCAGCTCGAGAATGCCTTCACTCACTTGGCCCAGCTTGACTCCAGCAGGAAGGAGGCTGGCGCGAGAGATATTGGTGGCCATGCTCATGAGGCtagtgaaagaagagaacagaggagaaagatCCCTGTTGAGAGGTCTGGTGGAGGTGCCTAA
- a CDS encoding ribosomal protein L30, whose translation MFSRSVLSSVRSYYTSTSQPAQATHHLITLVRSPIGLTKDTKQTLVALGLHRLRQSVLHPFGEVTAGRILKVKELVQVANVTKEEGEVLMKRRRGEGSGVELSGRAYGGGKGLVESEL comes from the coding sequence ATGTTCTCCAGAAGTGTATTATCATCTGTCCGTTCTTAttacacctccacctcccaacCCGCTCAAGCTACACACCATCTCATCACCCTCGTTCGTTCCCCCATCGGTCTCACCAAAGACACAAAACAGACTCTTGTTGCTTTGGGTCTCCACAGATTACGCCAGTCTGTACTCCATCCATTTGGTGAAGTCACAGCTGGTAGGATACTAAAAGTCAAGGAGCTGGTGCAAGTAGCGAACGtcaccaaagaagaaggagaggttttgatgaagaggagaagaggagagggtaGTGGGGTTGAACTCTCAGGGAGGGCCTACGGGGGAGGCAAGGGGCTTGTTGAAAGCGAATTATAG
- a CDS encoding solute carrier family 30 (zinc transporter) member 1: MGLSRQARIITLLVIDTIFFLIELITGYAVGSLALVADSFHMLNDVLSLIVALYTIRLATSPSSSANSYGWQRAEILGALINGVFLVALCVSIGLEAVGRIVSPPEISNPKLIVVVGSLGLLSNIVGLFLFHDHGHSHGGHSHGAVALPNDEDDTSSLISRDDSVSELYQHPAQTRAQVIETAQEFGYGSTQLSSSLDSRAGQLAKSPNAVGNGRAGSASRRSIGGSFTRAGGHNRLSSAGMVPPVPGQNDVLPPVRGDGNSTSSSTVVDNGKKKASKKDDRDEAHNHEYGQGNDNGTKLAGNASDAESGHSHVAQAEQGKHGGHGHSHGAMNMRGVFLHVVGDALGNVGVIAAGLVIWFCHGRWTLYFDPGVSLVITCIIFSSALPLVKSASYILMQGVPSHVSLDAVRQCIYEVPGVDSVHELHIWQLSESTVVASVHVMIEAGRDYMEVASGIRERMHGHGIHSVTIQPEFYCEETDPQDTEACLIRCPPGQCIDTCCPPGVKVTGPEGDEENGHDHEH; this comes from the exons ATGGGGCTCTCAAGACAGGCGCGCATAATCACCCTTCTCGTGATTGATAcaatctttttcttgata GAATTGATTACTGGATATGCCGTCGGCTCTCTGGCCCTTGTTGCTGACTCGTTCCATATGCTCAA CGATGTCCTTTCTCTCATTGTAGCGCTCTACACGATTAGACTGGCTACTTCACCGTCCTCGTCTGCCAATTCTTATGGTTGGCAGCGTGCTGAAATTCTCGGTGCTCTCATTAACGGTGTCTTTCTTGTTGCCCTTTGTGTTTCGATCGGATTAGAAGCTGTTGGCAGGATCGTCTCTCCTCCGGAGATTTCCAACCCCAAGTTGATTGTTGTGGTGGGCAGCTTGGGTCTGTTGAGTAACATTGTtggccttttccttttccatg ATCATGGTCACTCTCATGGCGGACATTCTCACGGTGCGGTCGCACTTCCCAACGATGAGGACGATACCTCATCCCTCATCTCTCGTGACGATTCCGTATCTGAGCTTTATCAACACCCTGCTCAAACCCGCGCTCAAGTCATTGAAACTGCTCAGGAATTCGGGTACGGCAGTACTCAgctttcatcttcccttgaTTCTCGCGCTGGCCAATTGGCCAAGTCTCCCAATGCAGTCGGCAATGGTCGAGCTGGTAGCGCCAGTAGGCGAAGTATTGGAGGAAGTTTCACCCGCGCTGGAGGCCATAACAGGCTGAGCAGTGCCGGCATGGTACCTCCCGTCCCTGGACAGAACGACGTACTTCCTCCCGTACGTGGCGATGGCAATTCTACTTCAAGCTCCACGGTTGTTGAcaatggcaagaagaaggcgtcTAAGAAGGATGACCGTGATGAAGCTCATAACCACGAATATGGGCAGGGAAATGACAACGGCACCAAGCTCGCCGGAAATGCCAGTGACGCTGAGTCAGGTCACTCCCATGTTGCACAGGCAGAACAGGGTAAACATGGCGGCCATGGCCACTCCCACGGTGCTATGAACATGCGTGGCGTCTTTTTGCATGTTGTGGGTGATGCTCTTGGTAATGTCGGTGTTATCGCTGCTGGTCTGGTTATCTGGTT CTGCCACGGCCGATGGACTCTTTACTTTGACCCAGGTGTCTCCCTTGTCATCACCTGCattatcttctcttcagcTCTTCCGCTCGTCAAGTCCGCGTCTTACATCCTCATGCAGGGTGTGCCCTCCCACGTCTCTCTTGACGCCGTGCGTCAATGTATTTATGAAGTCCCAGGTGTCGACTCTGTGCACGAATTGCATATCTGGCAGTTGTCAGAATCAACAGTTGTCGCCAGTGTTCACGTTATGATCGAAGCCGGCAGAGACTACATGGAGGTGGCCAGCGGCATAAGAGAAAGAATGCATGGCCACGGAATCCATAGCGTCACCATCCAACCAGA GTTTTACTGCGAGGAGACTGATCCCCAGGATACCGAGGCCTGTCTTATCCGGTGCCCACCAGGACAATGTATTGACACTTGCTGCCCTCCTGGCGTCAAGGTCACTGGACCggaaggcgatgaagagaatggacATGACCACGAGCATTAA
- a CDS encoding tRNA-specific adenosine deaminase 3: protein MHKNETASHQPPETTSSAIHQPLPQDCLQDNPDTHPMNPFGLFIRPHPTRGNGLFSPCPIPAGTIIEESPVLVLTKEQWEQGQMNGTILGEYGFCWSAGGMAIGLGLASLFNHSSKPNVNFIRSPSTKTIRFVTAKTISPGEELCICYTADESKLWFAPARGEEEDEVLGGESEDEGDGLPDDVDGLVEDVQQANLDSLEPTLQAPRPVRISSLPSYPSSSSSSPAPQHTIPPSSLPAPLHSSEHKASGRRHLSKHRQPATLVEDLAWQEDEWKDEMGRDHVGEGKKAGEDWGEVIRVKGPAERENDGNDRELMQVWILEFSDAKLTKTALNFSKEIWPNDVNERLRHLKRVCRRNEDGKEICRIALCPLDEHSADSLSSLMTAFSPLLSSLTPKPWSVPSSGARTQEQLKWKHHIWPVSFSPAPIIPADSSSWPVSRKAWVAAGIKRVLEMAVDAKKKNELPVATFCTSAPPCFWPTMDGFIPPTLNLRASSCDTRISESHPLRHATLNCVASIAHLRTVPPFTDVPPTRNGADYLLTSLSLFISHEPCVMCAMALLHSRVREVFYVFPRRKGGGFEYNESNEHGEASPVHQHDEGVSSGEDINEQGGFGIHARRDLNHRFEVWKWYGHVDADIRKELEIDENLQL from the exons ATGCACAAAAATGAGACAGCCAGCCATCAACCGCCCGAGACTACTAGCAGTGCTATCCACCAACCCCTCCCTCAGGATTGCCTGCAAGATAACCCCGACACCCACCCTATGAACCCGTTCGGTCTCTTTATCCGCCCCCATCCAACGCGAGGCAATGGTCTGTTCTCGCCTTGTCCAATCCCGGCGGGCACTATCATCGAAGAGTCTCCCGTCCTAGTTCTTACCAAGGAGCAGTGGGAACAAGGTCAGATGAACGGTACAATTTTGGGAGAATATGGATTTTGTTGGAGTGCAGGAGGAATGGCCATCGGACTCGGCTTAG CATCGCTGTTCAATCATTCTTCCAAACCCAACGTTAATTTTATCCGTTCCCCTTCTACCAAGACGATACGATTCGTGACGGCCAAGACCATATCACCAGGAGAGGAACTCTGCATTTGCTATACAGCTGATGAGTCTAAGCTTTGGTTTGCCCCtgcaagaggagaggaagaggacgaggtaCTGGGTGGGGAgagcgaggatgaaggcgaCGGGTTACCCGACGATGTCGATGGgctggtggaagatgtgCAACAAGCAAACTTGGACTCCTTGGAACCGACTCTTCAGGCTCCTCGTCCTGTACgcatttcttctttaccctcttatccatcttcctcctcatcttctcctgctcctcaGCATACAATTCCTCCCTCGTCTCTCCCTGCCCCTTTACATTCGTCGGAGCACAAGGCTTCCGGCCGACGTCACCTTTCGAAGCATCGACAACCGGCAACACTAGTTGAAGACCTTGCTTGGCAAGAAGACGAGTggaaagatgaaatgggAAGGGATCATGTGGGTGAGGGTAAAAAAGCAGGTGAGGACTGGGGCGAGGTTATTCGCGTGAAGGGCCCCGCAGAACGGGAGAATGATGGAAATGACAGAGAGTTGA TGCAAGTCTGGATATTGGAATTTTCAGATGCCAAGTTGACAAAGACGGCTCTGAA CTTTTCCAAGGAAATTTGGCCCAACGACGTCAATGAACGGTTACGGCACCTCAAGAGAGTTTGTAGGCGTaatgaggatgggaaag AAATATGCAGAATAGCGCTCTGCCCACTTGATGAACACTCTGCCGATTCTCTGTCTAGCCTCATGACGGCGttctcccctctcctttcgTCTCTTACGCCTAAACCCTGGTCTGTGCCATCCTCGGGTGCGCGCACTCAAGAGCAACTCAAGTGGAAGCATCACATTTGGCCTgtatccttttctccagcTCCTATCATTCCCGCCGATTCGTCCTCATGGCCAGTCTCCCGTAAGGCTTGGGTTGCAGCAGGTATCAAGCGAGTCTTGGAAATGGCTGTCgatgcgaagaagaaaaatgagCTGCCAGTGGCTACGTTTTGCACCTCTGCACCTCCCTGTTTTTGGCCGACAATGGATGGTTTCATCCCACCGACCCTCAACCTGCGGGCTTCATCCTGTGATACTCGAATTTCCGAGTCACATCCCTTGCGGCATGCGACTCTCAATTGCGTGGCCTCCATTGCCCACCTTCGCACTGTGCCACCTTTCACAGATGTTCCCCCTACACGGAACGGTGCGGACTACTTGCTGACAAGTCTGAGCTTGTTCATCAGCCATGAACCTTGTGTAATGTGTGCAATGGCACTGTTACATTCTAGAGTTCGAGAAGTCTTTTATGTTTTcccaaggagaaagggaggaggTTTTGAATATAACGAAAGCAACGAACATGGGGAGGCGTCCCCAGTGCACCAacatgatgaaggagtAAGTTCAGGGGAGGATATCAATGAACAAGGGGGATTTGGGATCCACGCCAGGAGGGATCTCAACCATAGATTTGAAGTCTGGAAGTGGTATGGGCATGTGGACGCGGATATCAGGAAAGAGCTGGAGATTGATGAGAACCTCCAGCTGTAG
- a CDS encoding 40S ribosomal protein S29, which produces MAHSNVWFSRPRNYGKGSRQCRLCAHQAGLIRKWGLDLCRQCFREKSKVIGFDKYN; this is translated from the exons AT GGCTCACTCCAACGTTTGGTTCTCCCG CCCCAGGAACTACGGTAAGGGCTCTCGTCAGTGCCGACTCTGTGCCCACCAGGCCGGTCTTATCCG CAAGTG GGGTCTTGACCTCTGCCGACAGTGCTTCCGTGAGAAG TCCAAGGTCATCGGTTTCGACAAG TACAACTAA
- a CDS encoding ornithine carbamoyltransferase, whose protein sequence is MPSATVIRYAGQAARQRTPNVVVPFTPTRFAKSRQVPPPHLLTLADLSPEQISNLIATAAALKFVSKNAHTAAIPKRLDRRTVALIFNKRSTRTRVASETSVEALGGHPMFLGKDDIQLGVNETLEDTAKVVGSMTDGIMARVAGHEEIETLAKYSPVPVINALSDLYHPTQILADLLTLCEVYAPVPPPAEVISGQVYSSVLKYYQSALNPAKILQGKKVAWVGDTNNITNELLVTLPRFGMHFSVSAPKGYDKFDERVWSRLTESKTESLVTLTNSPAEALRDADVVVTDTWISMGQETEKAARLEAFKGYQITNKMVSDAGAKEDWKFMHCLPRKKEEVDDEVFYGPRSVVFPEAENRKWTIMAVFEALVGRFSLP, encoded by the exons ATGCCTTCTGCTACCGTCATCCGATACGCCGGCCAAGCGGCTCGCCAACGAACTCCCAACGTTGTCGTCCCTTTCACACCCACCAGGTTCGCGAAGTCGCGACAggttcctcctcctcacctccTTACCCTTGCCGACCTCTCTCCTGAACAGATTTCCAATCTCATTGCTACTGCCGCGGCTCTCAAGTTCGTGTCCAAAAATGCGCATACTGCAGCGATCCCCAAACGACTTGATCGACGAACTGTCGCTCTGATCTTTAACAAGCGATCGACCAGGACCAGGGTTGCGAGTGAAACATCTGTTGAGGCCCTTGGTGGCCATCCCATGTTTTTGGGCAAAGACGATATCCAGCTCGGAGTGAATGAGACTCTTGAGGATACTGCCAAAGTTGTGGGCAGTATGACTGATGGTATCATGGCGCGTGTAGCTGGTCACGAAGAAATCGAAACACTGGCCAAATACTCGCCTGTGCCCGTTATAAATGCCCTCTCCGATTTGTACCACCCCACTCAGATCCTTGCCGACCTTTTAACCTTGTGCGAAGTCTATGCCCCTGTTCCTCCCCCGGCTGAGGTCATTTCTGGACAAGTATACTCTTCTGTCCTAAAATACTATCAGTCTGCGTTGAATCCGGCCAAGATTTTACAAGGTAAAAAGGTGGCATGGGTTGGAGACACCAACAATATCACGAACGAGCTGTTGGTGACCCTTCCCAGGTTCGGGATGCACTTCAGCGTGTCTGCACCCAAGGGGTATGACAAGTTTGACGAGCGTGTCTGGTCCAGGCT CACCGAGTCTAAGACTGAGTCCCTGGTCACTCTTACCAATTCCCCAGCCGAAGCCCTTCGTGATGCCGACGTCGTCGTTACCGATACTTGGATTTCTATGGGTCAAGAAACCGAAAAAGCTGCTCGTCTTGAAGCCTTCAAGGGTTACCAGATCACGAACAAGATGGTTTCCGATGCTGGTGCCAAGGAGGACTGGAAATTTATGCACTGCCTGCCtaggaagaaggaagaggttgacgACGAGGTGTTCTATGGGCCGAGGAGTGTTGTGTTCCCTGAGGCGGAGAACAGGAAATGGACTATCATGGCTGTTTTCGA GGCGTTGGTAGGGAGGTTCTCTTTGCCATGA
- a CDS encoding pumilio-family RNA binding protein, with protein MATDINASKPDVKADELVSAMSEVTLNGSGKNGHEALDLAETAEVSNQAVQERLEQKRLEHERARLAQRAKFEQQMRELEANQLAEERQLMSATTPLPAGEAASAPTTPPGHASLGSSIPDLHKEASVPIGSLAPGPREGLNGAKSMPGSRRTSTYGGTFGMEKMTLSAMTDGSRREWRQEDDDVDAEGAQSSVKYLGMNDDDPFPGIPKQEPKHLSAASAALDLAPLSQTPPRAFGSRPFETSLKTSEWPQFSAAPGASSGAARGVTSPLQASGLMSDELREATLLGSRKTSPTAGMADSIASLPAMPSKSVPGTPFGFGGAGGGGAGVGKRVDSGEGLSHAQRGFSNPDLARAFGKVGGGFSMGENARQPYNDLYNSFSPVSGGLPPSAAVAAAFTPQVAYDPYGFDEDGYGSGSLYPGGSMGLKNKRADQDREFNRFAGVRIEDLKGELLSLCKDQHGCRYLQKKLEDGDPKHRDMIFNETYGHFPELMTDPFGNYLCQKLLEYSTEEQRSAIIDSVANDLVGISLNMHGTRAVQKMVDFLAQPRQPKQIRTLILALSMNVVALIKDLNGNHVIQKCLNKLIPEDNQFIYNAIAANLIEVATHRHGCCVLQRSIDHASPAQRMQLVTEIIFNSLYLVQDPFGNYVIQYILDLNDARFSEPLIRTFIGNVCSLSVQKFSSNVVEKCIRVADPEIRKVLVGEVLNRSRLEKLLRDSYGNYVIQTILDYCEIGQRMVLVECIRPILPSIRNTPYGKRIQSKLAREDASFQPYNGYNNNGSNSNRGRGGGGGGNYHSSRGHIGRPQLQHVNALTDIYGGGGPFMQYGHAPAGHMHPAHPGWGPGREPPHMGGPTHTGLSYHAPGPDGQPWLHLRGPGGDPAPNWHLSQDGPHAGVLPSGMNPQMTGTSAQTGGAVGGGEEEGLQVGGGAGAWQDPQSGGVFYNGSSHVPMM; from the exons ATGGCAACCGATATCAACGCTTCCAAGCCCGACGTCAAGGCCGACGAGCTTGTCTCCGCAATGAGCGAGGTCACTCTCAATGGCTCAGGGAAGAATGGACATGAAGCTTTGGACCTGGCAGAGACT GCCGAGGTTTCCAACCAGGCTGTCCAGGAA CGCCTGGAACAAAAGCGTCTTGAACATGAACGGGCCCGCTTGGCCCAGCGGGCAAAATTTGAGCAGCAAATGCGCGAGCTTGAGGCCAACCAGCTGGCAGAGGAACGCCAACTCATGTCCGCGACTACCCCTCTTCCCGCGGGCGAAGCCGCATCAGCTCCTACGACGCCTCCCGGGCATGCCTCTCTTGGCTCTTCGATCCCCGATTTGCACAAAGAGGCTTCTGTCCCCATTGGCTCCCTTGCGCCTGGTCCCAGAGAGGGTTTGAATGGAGCAAAGAGCATGCCTGGAAGCAGGAGGACAAGCACGTATGGCGGGACGTTTGgcatggagaagatgacctTGAGTGCTATGACCGATGGATCCAGGAGAGAGTGGAGGCAGGAGGACGACGATGTTGACGCGGAGGGCGCGCAGA GTTCGGTCAAATACCTCGGCATGAACGACGATGACCCCTTCCCTGGCATCCCAAAGCAAGAACCCAAACACCTCTCAGCTGCCTCCGCCGCTCTCGACCTTGCTCCCCTTTCTCAGACTCCTCCCCGAGCCTTTGGCTCCCGCCCTTTCGAGACTTCCCTTAAAACCTCGGAGTGGCCTCAGTTTTCTGCTGCTCCCGGTGCTTCCTCTGGTGCCGCTCGCGGTGTCAcgtctcctcttcaggCTTCTGGTCTGATGTCTGACGAGCTCCGTGAAGCTACATTGCTCGGGTCCCGAAAGACCTCTCCGACCGCTGGTATGGCCGACAGCATTGCCAGCTTGCCGGCAATGCCTAGCAAGAGCGTCCCTGGCACTCCTTTTGGATTtggtggtgctggtggtggtggagcaGGTGTCGGCAAGAGAGTTGATTCTGGCGAGGGACTGAGTCACGCTCAGAGAGGATTCTCGAACCCTGACTTGGCGAGAGCATTTGGCAAGGTTGGTGGCGGATTCTCTATGGGAGAAAATGCTCGA CAGCCATACAATGATCTCTAcaactctttctctcccgTTAGCGGCGgtctccctccttctgccGCTGTCGCCGCGGCCTTCACTCCCCAGGTGGCTTATGATCCCTATGGAttcgatgaggatggtTACGGTTCAGGGTCTCTCTATCCTGGCGGATCAATGGGTTTAAAGAACAAGCGTGCCGATCAAGATCGCGAATTTAACCGATTCGCAGGTGTTCGCATTGAAGATCTCAAGGGCGagcttctttccctctgtAAGGACCAGCACGGTTGCAGGTACCTCCAAAAGAAACTCGAAGACGGTGACCCCAAGCACCGTGACATGATCTTCAATGAGACCTACGGCCATTTCCCCGAACTCATGACCGACCCCTTTGGCAACTACCTCTGCCAGAAGCTCCTCGAGTACTCTACCGAAGAGCAGAGGTCTGCGATCATTGACTCTGTTGCGAACGACTTGGTTGGCATCTCTTTGAACATGCACGGAACGAGGGCAGTccagaagatggtggattTCTTGGCTCAGCCCAGGCAGCCCAAGCAGATTAGGACGTTGATCCTTGCTTTGAGCATGAATGTGGTGGCCTTGATAAAGGATTTGAATGGTAACCAT GTTATCCAAAAATGCctcaacaagctcatccCCGAGGACAACCAATTCATCTACAATGCTATCGCAGCCAACCTCATTGAGGTAGCCACACATCGTCACGGCTGTTGTGTCCTCCAGCGTAGCATTGATCACGCCTCTCCCGCTCAGAGAATGCAGCTCGTCACGGAAATCATTTTCAATTCTCTCTACCTTGTGCAAGATCCTTTCGGAAACTATGTCATCCAGTACATCTTGGACCTGAACGATGCTAGGTTCTCTGAGCCGCTTATCAGGACCTTCATTGGCAATGTCTGTTCATTGTCTGTACAAAA ATTCTCCTCCAACGTTGTCGAAAAGTGTATACGTGTGGCCGATCCCGAAATCCGCAAGGTACTCGTCGGTGAAGTGCTCAACCGATCTCGATTGGAAAAGTTGCTTCGTGACAGCTACGGCAATTATGTGATCCAGACCATCCTTGACTACTGTGAGATTGGACAGCGTATGGTTCTTGTGGAGTGCATTCGtcccatccttccttccatccgcAACACTCCTTACGGCAAGCGAATCCAATCCAAACTTGCCCGGGAAGATGCGTCCTTCCAGCCTTACAACGGTTACAACAACAACGGCAGCAACAGTAACCGAGGTCGCggtggcggcggtggtggtaaTTACCACTCTTCTCGTGGCCATATTGGTCGTCCCCAGCTGCAGCACGTCAACGCCCTTACGGACATCTACGGCGGTGGCGGCCCCTTCATGCAGTACGGCCACGCCCCTGCCGGACACATGCACCCTGCTCACCCTGGATGGGGTCCCGGTAGGGAACCGCCTCACATGGGAGGACCTACTCACACTGGTCTCTCTTACCATGCTCCCGGCCCCGACGGTCAACCGTGGTTGCACCTCCGTGGGCCAGGCGGTGATCCTGCTCCCAACTGGCACTTGTCGCAAGACGGACCCCACGCCGGTGTTTTGCCTAGCGGCATGAACCCTCAAATGACAGGCACTAGCGCTCAGACCGGGGGCGCTGTTGGcggtggggaagaagaaggattgcaggttggtggtggtgcggGCGCATGGCAAGATCCCCAGAGTGGTGGGGTTTTCTACAACGGGTCTTCCCACGTTCCGATGATGTAA